A stretch of DNA from Longimicrobiales bacterium:
TTCGTCCACTTTCGCGGTGGTGTAGCCAAGATCACGGACGGAATGCAATACGGCGGTGGAGCTTCCCTTGTTCTCGGTCCCGTCAACCTGTCCGGGGCTGTGGGTCTGCAGCGAGGTGAAGAAAGGGAGACGGTTATGGGACAGTTTGTTCTCTCGTTCGGAAATCGTTGACCGGAGAAACCTCCTCTCGGGGTTGCCCCATGCCCACAGAAGGCCCAGGGAATGCTCTGTTTTGTCGCACAATTTTCGACTAAACGACCGAAACCCTACGCGCACCGGCGGCTGAGGGCAGTGAATCTCCGAGCGCTGCAGACCTTGATGGAAGTCGAACGGCGTTACGTCACTGGGCCCACCGTATCTAACGGCGGCGGCGGGGCGGAGCCTTGATCGCCTGGTACTGCTGAAGTGCAGCAACGACCTTGAAGTTGACCACCATGCGCCCGATCTCACGCGTGGCGAGCGTCGGGTCACCGGTCACGCCCGCATCTGGGCGTCCCCCAAAGCGATAGCGCCGATCGTTTCGAACGCCCTCGGCGAACACATACATCACGGCTGACGTATCAGTGATGCCCGCATGTGAACCGATGGTCTCCATGTCGTAGCCGTATTCGGCCCGCAGCCAAGCTCGGGAATACTCCTGACCCTTCTGGTAGTAATCGGTGAGTGCGAAGAGCTTGGTCCGGCCACCGTCCCACTCACCGTTCAGGCGCGTCGCGACTTCATCCATCCCGGCCTGATCTCCACCGCTGTCGGCGATGAAGATGATCTCGGTGAAGCCGTGTGACTCCAGACTCCGCGCTGCCGCCTCGAGCAGGTTGTTGTAGCTCGGTGAAGGGTTCGTTATAACCCCAGGCTTGTCTCCGAACCCCTCACGTTCGTAGCTGCCTTCGGGCACCCAGGCAACGGTCGGTGCAACGAGCACATCGCCCATCTCGCGAGCCATCTTTCCGGCAGCGAAGGTGATCACGTAGTTGTGCTTGCCCATTACCATGTGCGGGCCGTTCTGCTCCGTTCCCCCAATGGGTACGATGACCTTGGTCTTGCCCGCGGCCATCGCGTCGCGGATCTCGGTCCAGGTCATCTGCTCGATAAACGGGGCGCCGGTGTAGGTCTGCGCACCGAGCGTATCGGCCCCAAGGAAGGTCAGGCCGAGGGCAACGGCCGTGGTCACGGGAAGTCGTGTACGGATCATGGCTGTCCCTACCTGGAGGCGATGCTGGATCGAATCTGAGCGAGTGCGTTGTCGATCTTGATGCGGAGTTGGACCTCGCCGAGGGCCGCGGTCGCCAGGGATGGGTCCCCACTCACGCCGGACCCTTCGAAGCCGCCATCCGGTGCGGCTGCGTCCATGCGAACGTGATTCGGATTCACAAAAAGCATCTGTGACGTGTCCAGTAGGCCCGCGTGAGTCCCAACCTGGTCGACAGTGAAGCCCAGCGACCGCATGTGCGCGTTGATGTCTCCGTTACTCTTAGCATAGTAGTCACCGATGAAGTGAGCACGGACTCCGGTGCCCGCCCACTCCTCATTGAGCTGATCGGTCACGGCACTCATGCCACCCTGATTGCCACCCGAATCTCCGATGAAGGCGATGTCGGTGAATCCGCCCGCGGCATGGCTCTTCGCCGTATGAACCAGCAGGTCCCGGAACCACTCCTCCGGGAGCGTGATCGTCCCGGGCATTCTCATGTGACCGGTCGGCTCGTCGCCCCAGCTGCCTTCGGGCACGTACGTCATGATCGGCGAGACCAAAGTGTTGCCGAGCACACGCGCCACCTCGTCCATGGTGTACTCCATAACGTACCTGTGCTCACCCATCACCATGTGTGGACCCTTCTGCTCCGTGCCTGCGGTGGGGATGATGATCGTCGTGCCGCCGTCCGCTATGCGATCGCGGATCTCCTCCCAGGTCAGTGCCTCGATAAACACCGAGCTTGGTGCGGACTGAGCTGCGAGGGGGGCTGCCGACAGTCCCAGGAGGACCAGCGGGAAAAGCCTTCTTAGGTTCATTAATCTCATCTCCAAGGGGCCGGCTATCGAGAGGTTCCGGATCCTGAACACGCTGATACTGCGCTCGTCGGATCGGGCAAAGTCGACGACCCCAAAAGTCCGACACCATCGCGAAAGGGGCAAGCGGTGACGCACAGGGGAGGCCACGGAAGGCTCTCCTCTCGCGGTAAGCTCGGGAATCGGGTCGACACAGCTGGAAAGAAGTGCGCATTCGCATGACGACCAATCCCGAGGAACCGACGTTCACCATCCTGATGCTGGCGCGCGCGCCGCCGATGTTCTCGATCCACCAATCCTAGTGTGCAGGGCCACCGGGACGGGAGTCACGGTCCAAGACCGTCAGCGGAAACCGATCGAGACTATCTGAGATTTCGGCACCTCAAGAGGAAACACGAAACCCCCACCGCACGGACGTGCACCGGGGGCAACATGTTGTCCAATCCAGGGGGCCGGCTATCGAGAGGTTCCCGATCCGGCACACGCGGATACTGCTACGGCCACGGCAGCGGAATCTGGATCACACCCGTCCGCAGCGCTGGCACCTCGCCGAGCCTCAGGTACCGATCGATCTCACGAGCTGCCCGACCGCGGTGCGCTTCGTACCCTGCGTCCTCCCCACCGGCCGGTGCGTCGGTGAGGCTCTCTGCCAGCCGCCCCAGGTGTAGCACAGCCCCGTCCCGAACCTCCGACGTGGCCTGATCGTCGATGGCCAGCGTGAAGAGACCGTCGAGCACGGAGCGCTCCGCGGCTCGGCGGTACAGGCCCGTCGATCCCGCGCGGCTCCCGGCCGCACCCCACGTACCATCCACGAGCGTGCCCAGGACTTCATCGAGCGAAGGCAACTCTGCGTCCTGGCCGTGTAGCGCGACCACCCGGGCCATCCGTTCGCGGTGGAGCAGGTTGTCGACGACCTCCTGCGCGAAGCTCCGCGCGACTGCGAACGGGTCGAAGGCGGACCCAGCCGGTGATTCGATCCAGAGTGCATGCGACCCGACGGCCGGCGGTAGCGACACGCCCGCCGGATTGACCCATCCTGCCGGCTCGCGGAAGCCCGGCGGTGGGGGCGGGATGAGGGCGGGGATGTGGTCCGGCACTTCCAGCTCCTCAGGTGACAAGACCTGAAGCACACGCTCCAGCGCCTCTCGCTGGCGGGCGGCGGGGACGATCCGTGTCGGCTCCTGCCCGTCACCGCGGAGAGCGAAGCGGTACTGCATCCCCCCCACGTATTTGACCAACCCCTCCATCGCATAGCGGTGGTGTAGATAAACGTGCGCGAAGCGGGCGTTGAGCCAAGCGAGCGGCTCACCGGGCCGGACGGCGGCCTCGTCGAAGTGGCGAAGGGCTTCACGCCGCACCGTCAGGGCGCCATCGAGGGACTCGAACATCGTCTCCCCCACGACCCACCGGCTGACCTCCGCGTACGAGTTCGAAACGGCTCCGTCGGACATGGAGACATGCCCCCGGTCAATCGCTTCCTGCACGATCTCGGCGAGCCCGGCCGCCTCGGCCTCGGGTGTCGGGAACCAAGTGTAGGCGTAGCGGACGCTCAGCGTGTCGCTCCACCCGCCCCCCTCCCGGTACGCCTCGGAGATATCAAACCGACCCTGCCCGTCGACGTCGATTTGCGGGAACGGGTAGTCCATGACCGACGACCGGCCCTGGGCCGCGGCGATGAAGTTGTGCGGAAAGCCGATGGAGTGACCCACCTCGTGGGCCGCGAGCTGCCGCCGGCGAGCCATTGTGAACTCCTCAGCCGTGAGCTGTGGCTCCGTGCCCGTCGCGTCGTAGACCGGCATCAGCCCCATGTAGAGGTTGAAGTCGGTGTGGGAGCGGTGCGAGTCCATGCGAGGCATGCTGACCAGGATCTCTCCCGTGCGCGGATCACTGCGCCCACCACCCGTCGATGGGCCGGGCACGCTCCGGTTCACTAGCTGGACCACCGAGTAGCGCACGTCCATCGGGTCGGCGTCGGCGGGCAGGTCCCTCACCTGCATCGCATTGCGCCATCCAGCCGACTCGAAGATCTCGGTCCACCAGGCG
This window harbors:
- a CDS encoding creatininase family protein, whose amino-acid sequence is MIRTRLPVTTAVALGLTFLGADTLGAQTYTGAPFIEQMTWTEIRDAMAAGKTKVIVPIGGTEQNGPHMVMGKHNYVITFAAGKMAREMGDVLVAPTVAWVPEGSYEREGFGDKPGVITNPSPSYNNLLEAAARSLESHGFTEIIFIADSGGDQAGMDEVATRLNGEWDGGRTKLFALTDYYQKGQEYSRAWLRAEYGYDMETIGSHAGITDTSAVMYVFAEGVRNDRRYRFGGRPDAGVTGDPTLATREIGRMVVNFKVVAALQQYQAIKAPPRRRR
- a CDS encoding creatininase family protein, which produces MNLRRLFPLVLLGLSAAPLAAQSAPSSVFIEALTWEEIRDRIADGGTTIIIPTAGTEQKGPHMVMGEHRYVMEYTMDEVARVLGNTLVSPIMTYVPEGSWGDEPTGHMRMPGTITLPEEWFRDLLVHTAKSHAAGGFTDIAFIGDSGGNQGGMSAVTDQLNEEWAGTGVRAHFIGDYYAKSNGDINAHMRSLGFTVDQVGTHAGLLDTSQMLFVNPNHVRMDAAAPDGGFEGSGVSGDPSLATAALGEVQLRIKIDNALAQIRSSIASR
- a CDS encoding zinc-dependent metalloprotease — encoded protein: MMRLVHPVLGHALVGRPAARTLALAALVLAASATTAHAQQPFMPVSVDQESGRVLLTLPTLGQDVLYLNALATGLGSTRVFGLDGGAGGDEAVVRFERHGPRVVMIQRNVIMTAGNGDAGQIEGVEKGFPVSVLASFPIEDATGGRLVVDATDFLLADVVDVRGTVRSAGLGELRLEQDRGYVDASNTAAYPRNTEIRTVLTFASDALHPELARHAPDGRAITFEQHHSFMALPDEPMPLRAFDPRTGNSSTVLHDYSQGFDGDYRLRYTNRYRLEPTDPEAYLRGDLVEPIEPIVLYLDRATPEPYRTAYREGLAWWTEIFESAGWRNAMQVRDLPADADPMDVRYSVVQLVNRSVPGPSTGGGRSDPRTGEILVSMPRMDSHRSHTDFNLYMGLMPVYDATGTEPQLTAEEFTMARRRQLAAHEVGHSIGFPHNFIAAAQGRSSVMDYPFPQIDVDGQGRFDISEAYREGGGWSDTLSVRYAYTWFPTPEAEAAGLAEIVQEAIDRGHVSMSDGAVSNSYAEVSRWVVGETMFESLDGALTVRREALRHFDEAAVRPGEPLAWLNARFAHVYLHHRYAMEGLVKYVGGMQYRFALRGDGQEPTRIVPAARQREALERVLQVLSPEELEVPDHIPALIPPPPPGFREPAGWVNPAGVSLPPAVGSHALWIESPAGSAFDPFAVARSFAQEVVDNLLHRERMARVVALHGQDAELPSLDEVLGTLVDGTWGAAGSRAGSTGLYRRAAERSVLDGLFTLAIDDQATSEVRDGAVLHLGRLAESLTDAPAGGEDAGYEAHRGRAAREIDRYLRLGEVPALRTGVIQIPLPWP